A region of Solanum dulcamara chromosome 7, daSolDulc1.2, whole genome shotgun sequence DNA encodes the following proteins:
- the LOC129895641 gene encoding GDSL esterase/lipase At5g45670-like, translating into MCEDLKIMFVFILMLSLLGDNYGTKGEPQVPCYFIFGDSLVDNGNNNVIRSLARADYLPYGIDFPDGPTGRFSNGKTTVDVIAELLGFDDYIPPYASARGREILRGVNFASAAAGIREETGQQLGGRVTFSGQVNNYKNIVQQIVRIIGDENSAANYLSKCIYSIGVGSNDYLNNYFMPQYYSTSRQFSPQQYANVLIQQYTQQLKALYNYGARKFVLIGVGQIGCSPNALAQNSPDGRTCVRNINVANQLFNNKLRALVDNLNSNTPDAKLIYINAYGIFQDLIDNPFAFGFRVTNAGCCGVGRNNGQITCLPFQNPCPNRNEYLFWDAFHPGEAANIIVGRRSYRAQRSTDAYPFDIQRLAQL; encoded by the exons atgTGTGAAGATTTAAAGATAATGTTTGTGTTTATATTAATGTTGAGTTTATTAGGGGATAATTATGGGACAAAAGGAGAACCACAAGTACCTTGTTACTTTATATTTGGTGATTCATTAGTGGATAATGGTAATAATAATGTGATTAGGTCATTAGCTAGAGCTGATTATTTGCCTTATGGAATTGATTTTCCTGATGGACCAACTGGAAGATTCTCCAATGGTAAAACTACTGTTGATGTCATAG CTGAGCTTTTGGGTTTTGATGATTATATTCCACCCTATGCATCTGCAAGAGGCAGAGAAATACTTAGAGGTGTCAATTTTGCATCTGCTGCTGCTGGAATTAGAGAAGAAACTGGCCAACAATTG GGAGGAAGGGTAACATTTTCAGGTCAAGTAAATAATTACAAGAACATAGTTCAACAAATAGTGAGAATAATTGGAGATGAAAATTCAGCTGCAAATTATTTGAGTAAATGTATTTACTCAATAGGAGTTGGAAGCAATGATTATCTCAACAATTACTTTATGCCCCAATATTATTCAACAAGTAGACAGTTCAGTCCTCAACAATATGCCAATGTTCTTATCCAACAATACACTCAACAACTAAAG GCATTGTACAATTATGGAGCAAGGAAATTTGTGTTGATTGGAGTGGGCCAAATTGGATGCAGCCCAAATGCTCTGGCCCAAAACAGCCCAGATGGAAGAACTTGTGTTAGAAATATCAATGTGGCAAATCAGTTATTTAACAATAAACTGAGGGCACTTGTGGATAATTTAAACAGCAATACACCGGATGCCAAATTAATCTACATTAATGCTTATGGAATTTTTCAAGATTTAATTGATAATCCCTTTGCTTTTG gATTTAGAGTGACGAACGCCGGATGTTGTGGAGTAGGAAGGAACAATGGACAAATAACATGTCTACCATTTCAAAATCCATGCCCAAATagaaatgaatatttattttgggaTGCATTTCATCCAGGTGAAGCTGCAAATATAATTGTTGGAAGAAGATCTTACAGAGCTCAAAGGTCAACTGATGCATACCCTTTTGATATTCAACGTTTAGCACAAttgtga